From a region of the Pseudomonadaceae bacterium SI-3 genome:
- a CDS encoding LysR family transcriptional regulator, producing MDIDLARTFLEIIRSGSFVATAERLHITQTAVTARVRSLETQLGCRLFVRNRAGARLTSDGERFVTYATQLVQTWETARRELPLPRGYDKLLSLGAEISLCNPLMLAWVQRLRQMMPDHAFRNEVASGEELQKQLGLGVLDAALVHQPEYRPGLQVEQLLEEKLIQVVHSYIPEPYLYVDWGPAFRSQHDRALPEHIRTALSFSLGPLALQYLLQHGGRGYFRTRVVQRYLDEGVLKRVEQAPEFSYPVYLVYPHAAESPALQRAVALLREAAEQEYDWSRWNYEI from the coding sequence ATGGATATCGATCTCGCCCGCACCTTTCTCGAGATCATTCGCAGTGGCAGCTTCGTCGCCACGGCCGAGCGGCTGCATATCACCCAGACCGCAGTCACTGCACGGGTGCGCAGCCTCGAAACGCAGCTCGGCTGCCGGCTGTTCGTGCGCAACCGCGCCGGTGCGCGGTTGACCAGCGACGGCGAGCGTTTCGTCACCTATGCCACCCAGTTGGTGCAGACCTGGGAAACGGCCCGACGTGAGCTGCCCCTGCCGCGCGGCTATGACAAGCTGCTGTCGCTGGGCGCCGAAATCAGCCTGTGCAATCCATTGATGCTGGCCTGGGTCCAGCGCCTGCGCCAGATGATGCCCGACCATGCCTTTCGTAACGAGGTGGCCAGTGGCGAGGAGCTGCAGAAGCAGCTAGGCCTCGGCGTGCTGGATGCGGCGCTGGTGCATCAGCCCGAGTACAGGCCTGGGCTGCAGGTCGAGCAGTTGCTCGAAGAAAAGCTGATCCAGGTGGTTCACAGCTACATCCCCGAGCCTTATCTGTACGTCGACTGGGGCCCGGCGTTTCGTAGTCAGCATGACCGTGCCCTGCCGGAGCACATCCGCACCGCGCTTTCCTTCAGCCTCGGCCCACTGGCGCTGCAGTATCTGCTGCAGCATGGCGGTCGCGGCTACTTCCGCACGCGCGTGGTCCAACGCTACCTTGACGAAGGCGTGCTCAAACGGGTCGAGCAGGCGCCCGAGTTCAGCTACCCGGTCTACCTGGTGTATCCCCATGCCGCCGAGTCGCCGGCGTTGCAGCGTGCCGTTGCGCTGCTGCGAGAAGCCGCCGAACAGGAATACGACTGGTCGCGCTGGAACTATGAAATCTAG
- a CDS encoding SDR family NAD(P)-dependent oxidoreductase, with amino-acid sequence MKNEFNERLAVVTGASSGIGLALCTALLQRGARVLAMSRSLGGLAQLMETYAEHLHWVEGDVTSADDLQLLARRAAELGPVDYLVPNAGIAELGDSLDVACFERQWAVNGAGALNTLGALRAELAKPASVVFVGTFLTRSTFPGLAAYIASKAALVAHARTLAVEFAPLNVRINVVSPGPTATAIWGTLGLPDEQLEQVAEGVTQRLLPGHFLESAAVANVILFQLSQGARGVYGQDWVVDNGYTLH; translated from the coding sequence ATGAAAAATGAATTCAATGAACGCCTGGCCGTCGTCACCGGGGCCAGTTCGGGTATCGGGTTGGCGCTGTGCACCGCACTGCTGCAGCGCGGCGCGCGAGTATTGGCCATGTCGCGCAGCCTGGGCGGCTTGGCACAGCTGATGGAAACCTATGCTGAGCACCTGCACTGGGTCGAGGGCGACGTGACCTCGGCGGATGATCTACAGCTGCTGGCGCGTCGGGCTGCCGAGCTGGGTCCGGTGGACTATCTGGTGCCGAACGCGGGCATCGCCGAGTTGGGCGACAGCCTCGACGTGGCTTGCTTCGAGCGCCAGTGGGCGGTCAATGGAGCCGGCGCGCTGAACACCCTGGGCGCGTTGCGTGCCGAATTGGCCAAACCCGCATCGGTGGTGTTCGTTGGCACCTTCCTGACGCGCAGTACCTTCCCGGGGCTGGCGGCCTATATCGCTAGCAAAGCCGCGCTGGTCGCACATGCCCGCACCCTGGCGGTGGAGTTCGCTCCGCTGAACGTGCGCATCAATGTGGTCTCTCCGGGGCCGACGGCCACCGCGATCTGGGGCACGCTGGGGCTGCCCGATGAGCAACTCGAACAGGTGGCCGAAGGCGTCACCCAGCGCCTGCTGCCGGGGCATTTCCTCGAATCTGCCGCGGTGGCGAATGTCATTCTGTTCCAGCTCTCGCAGGGCGCGCGTGGCGTCTACGGCCAGGATTGGGTGGTCGACAACGGCTACACGCTTCACTGA
- a CDS encoding chemotaxis protein, whose protein sequence is MFFRWKRAARDLQLKHDRLQQTCAEQAARIATLEAQAAAVNAASIDGQRQLDYYRGVAGNLVRFSHSVEHLGDSFEYLTGQLSENRTQAEQVADAALNNQQHFGELQNKAVEMENGLNQASQQVDALAAHSQQINGIVDLISGIASQTNLLALNAAIEAARAGDAGRGFAVVAGEIRSLAEKTALATADIVQEITQVQAEIASVHAYIQVQGGLAQGFSRTTERAVAAMQHLHGLAGNMRHGIERSSFRAGIELANLDELSLKFVVYNQVLGSDSQQAPVLPSERECRFGRWYYGETSRGMHRLEHFRQIERPHTAVHHQGQQAIEAFRRQALEDALGHMSEMEEANLEVMRIVAALIGEQEKEARPAISQAC, encoded by the coding sequence ATGTTTTTCAGATGGAAACGAGCCGCCCGCGATCTGCAGCTGAAGCATGATCGGCTGCAGCAAACCTGCGCGGAGCAGGCCGCGCGTATCGCAACGCTGGAGGCACAGGCGGCCGCTGTCAACGCCGCCAGCATCGATGGGCAACGCCAGCTGGACTATTACCGCGGCGTTGCCGGCAATCTGGTCCGCTTCAGCCATTCGGTCGAGCATCTGGGCGACTCGTTCGAATACCTCACTGGCCAGCTGAGCGAAAATCGCACACAGGCCGAGCAGGTTGCCGACGCCGCGCTGAACAATCAGCAGCACTTCGGCGAGCTACAGAACAAGGCGGTCGAGATGGAGAACGGGCTCAACCAGGCTTCGCAGCAGGTCGACGCCCTTGCAGCCCATTCGCAACAGATCAACGGCATTGTCGATCTCATCAGCGGTATCGCCAGCCAGACAAACTTGCTCGCCCTCAATGCGGCAATCGAGGCGGCGCGGGCGGGTGACGCCGGTCGCGGCTTCGCCGTGGTTGCAGGGGAAATCCGCAGCCTGGCGGAAAAGACCGCACTGGCTACCGCTGATATCGTTCAAGAGATCACCCAGGTGCAGGCCGAGATCGCCAGCGTTCACGCTTATATTCAGGTGCAGGGCGGCCTCGCGCAGGGGTTCAGCCGTACCACCGAACGGGCCGTGGCAGCCATGCAGCACCTGCATGGGTTGGCCGGCAACATGCGCCACGGCATCGAGCGTTCCTCGTTCCGTGCGGGTATCGAGTTGGCCAACCTCGATGAGCTGTCGCTCAAGTTCGTCGTCTACAACCAGGTCCTCGGATCGGACAGCCAGCAAGCGCCGGTTTTGCCAAGCGAGCGTGAGTGTCGCTTCGGTCGCTGGTACTACGGGGAAACCAGTCGCGGCATGCACCGGCTGGAGCATTTTCGGCAGATCGAGCGTCCGCACACGGCTGTCCATCATCAGGGGCAGCAGGCTATCGAGGCGTTTCGTCGGCAGGCACTGGAAGACGCGCTCGGCCATATGAGCGAGATGGAAGAGGCCAATCTCGAGGTGATGCGCATCGTTGCGGCGCTGATTGGCGAGCAGGAGAAAGAGGCGCGGCCTGCTATCAGCCAAGCGTGTTAG